A portion of the Manihot esculenta cultivar AM560-2 chromosome 2, M.esculenta_v8, whole genome shotgun sequence genome contains these proteins:
- the LOC110603597 gene encoding cucumisin translates to MAKSRLVSLLYPLLLAAIFVHCHGDGDDRKVHIVYMGDLPRGDFSAESTHHSMLESVLGSTSSAKESLVYSYGRTFNGFAAKLSDEEVGRLSEMDGVISVIPNHILKLHTTRSWDFMGFSKGKLTMPQEGNVIIGLLDTGVWPESASFSDTGMGPPPSTWKGICQGEGNFTCNNKIIGARYYNSENWYDVTDFKSPRDSEGHGTHTASTAAGREVQGVSYYGLAQGVARGGVPYARIAVYKVCWSFGCATADILKAFDDAIADGVDILSVSLGAPWAFPYMEDPIAIGSFHAMKYGILTSNSAGNSGPFPYTVANSAPWTLTVAASTIDRKFIANVVLGSGKVITGLSINNFVLNGTYPLVWGGDAANYSAGADPEIASYCVTGSLNSFIVQGKIVFCETIWDGSGVLIANGVGTIMAHPFYSKDFAFSYPLSATVISVEDGQQILDYIRSTEYPTATILAGETWDDIMAPSIVSFSSRGPNPISPDILKPDLTAPGVDILAAWSPVSPPSIYYADTRSVNFNIISGTSMSCPHASAAAAYVKAANPNWSPAAVKSALMTTAYVMDPRKHPDLEFAYGSGHINPIEATDPGLIYDASEADYINFLCKQGYNTTTLRLITGDNSSVCNSTEPGRAWDLNYPTFALAIEDGQPIQGVFTRTVTNVGKPNSTYSVSMYMPSSVSVTVEPSVLSFSAIGETQTFTVKVVGPKIAQQPIMSGAIAWNDGTYVVRSPLVVYNILPGAAYSTPFNSMTKPQKTPKFEGSSLYHKNGILGSN, encoded by the exons ATGGCCAAGTCGAGGCTGGTTTCTCTTCTCTACCCATTGCTGCTAGCTGCCATTTTTGTGCATTGCCATGGCGATGGCGATGACAGGAAG GTTCACATTGTATACATGGGAGACCTGCCTCGGGGAGACTTTTCTGCTGAGTCCACTCACCACTCCATGCTAGAAAGTGTACTCGGAAG TACTTCATCAGCCAAAGAGTCATTAGTCTACAGTTATGGGAGGACGTTCAATGGATTTGCAGCTAAATTGTCTGATGAAGAAGTCGGAAGACTCTCAG AAATGGATGGTGTCATCTCAGTGATTCCAAACCATATACTAAAGCTTCACACAACAAGGTCATGGGACTTCATGGGTTTCTCCAAAGGAAAACTTACTATGCCTCAGGAAGGAAATGTCATTATCGGTTTACTGGACACAG GAGTCTGGCCAGAATCTGCCAGTTTCAGTGATACAGGAATGGGTCCTCCACCATCTACATGGAAAGGAATATGCCAAGGCGAAGGCAACTTCACCTGCAACAA CAAGATCATTGGAGCACGGTACTACAACAGTGAGAACTGGTATGATGTTACAGACTTCAAATCCCCTAGAGACTCTGAGGGACACGGAACCCATACTGCTTCAACCGCAGCAGGGCGTGAGGTGCAAGGAGTGAGCTACTACGGTCTAGCTCAAGGAGTTGCAAGAGGTGGAGTTCCATATGCAAGAATTGCAGTATACAAAGTGTGCTGGTCATTTGGATGTGCTACTGCGGATATCTTGAAGGCATTTGACGATGCAATAGCCGATGGTGTTGACATTTTATCAGTGTCTCTTGGTGCTCCCTGGGCATTCCCATACATGGAGGACCCAATTGCTATTGGATCCTTCCATGCCATGAAATATGGTATATTGACTTCAAATTCTGCTGGCAATTCTGGACCTTTTCCGTATACTGTCGCCAATTCAGCACCGTGGACATTGACTGTTGCTGCCAGCACCATTGACAGGAAATTCATCGCCAATGTTGTGCTTGGCAGTGGAAAAGTCATCACT GGGCTATCCATTAATAACTTTGTGCTCAACGGGACATATCCATTAGTTTGGGGAGGAGATGCAGCAAACTACTCTGCAGGTGCTGATCCTGAAATTGCAAGCTATTGCGTTACTGGTTCCCTGAATTCATTCATAGTACAAGGAAAGATTGTTTTCTGTGAAACCATCTGGGATGGTTCTGGCGTTTTAATCGCTAATGGTGTGGGAACCATCATGGCTCACCCTTTTTACAGCAAAGATTTTGCTTTTAGTTACCCCTTATCAGCAACAGTAATTTCTGTAGAAGATGGCCAACAAATTTTGGATTACATTAGATCCACAGA ATATCCAACTGCAACTATTTTGGCTGGTGAAACATGGGATGATATCATGGCACCTTCCATAGTATCATTCTCTTCCAGAGGACCCAACCCAATCAGCCCGGACATTCTCAAG CCTGATCTTACAGCCCCTGGTGTGGACATCCTTGCTGCCTGGTCTCCTGTATCACCTCCTTCCATTTACTATGCAGACACCAGGAGTGTAAACTTTAACATTATCTCGGGTACATCCATGTCTTGTCCGCATGCTAGTGCTGCTGCTGCTTATGTCAAGGCTGCCAACCCCAACTGGTCTCCTGCTGCCGTTAAATCCGCCCTCATGACAACAG CTTATGTCATGGACCCAAGAAAGCACCCAGACCTTGAATTCGCTTATGGGTCAGGTCACATCAATCCAATTGAAGCAACAGACCCTGGACTTATTTATGATGCATCTGAAGCAGATTATATCAACTTCTTGTGTAAGCAGGGTTATAACACTACTACACTCAGACTGATCACCGGAGACAACAGTAGCGTCTGCAACAGCACAGAGCCTGGAAGAGCATGGGATCTTAATTACCCAACTTTTGCTCTTGCCATTGAAGACGGACAACCTATACAGGGAGTCTTTACGAGGACAGTAACAAATGTTGGAAAACCAAATTCAACCTACAGTGTTAGCATGTACATGCCAAGCTCTGTTAGTGTGACTGTGGAGCCCTCTGTGTTGTCATTCTCTGCCATTGGAGAGACACAAACATTTACAGTAAAGGTGGTCGGTCCGAAGATCGCACAGCAGCCGATCATGTCAGGTGCAATAGCGTGGAATGATGGAACATACGTGGTGAGAAGCCCACTAGTGGTATACAACATACTACCTGGTGCCGCTTATTCTACTCCTTTTAACTCCATGACCAAGCCGCAAAAAACACCTAAATTCGAAGGTTCTTCGCTGTATCACAAGAACGGCATCCTCGGAAGTAACTAA
- the LOC110609673 gene encoding bifunctional dTDP-4-dehydrorhamnose 3,5-epimerase/dTDP-4-dehydrorhamnose reductase, which translates to MGFPSNGAASETTKPLKFLIYGRTGWIGGLLGKLCDSQGIHYTYGSGRLENRVSLEADIANIKPTHVFNAAGVTGRPNVDWCESHKVETIRTNVVGTLTLADVCREKGLILINYATGCIFEYDAKHPLGSGIGFKEEDTPNFIGSFYSKTKAMVEELLKNYENVCTLRVRMPISSDLCNPRNFITKITRYEKVVNIPNSMTILDELLPISIEMAKRNLTGIWNFTNPGVVSHNEILEMYRDYIDPNFAWKNFTLEEQAKVIVAPRSNNELDATKLSKEFPEMLPIKESLIKYVFKPNQKTPSA; encoded by the exons ATGGGATTCCCGTCAAACGGCGCCGCATCAGAAACCACCAAGCCTCTCAAGTTCCTCATCTATGGGCGCACCGGCTGGATAGGTGGTCTCTTGGGGAAGCTCTGCGACTCCCAGGGAATCCACTACACCTACGGCTCCGGTCGCCTCGAAAATAGAGTCTCACTCGAAGCTGACATCGCCaacatcaagcctactcatgtaTTCAACGCTGCCGGTGTCACTGGCCGGCCTAATGTCGACTGGTGCGAGTCTCACAAGGTCGAGACTATTCGGACCAATGTGGTCGGAacgctcaccttggccgacgtcTGCAGAGAAAAGGGTCTGATTTTGATTAATTATGCTACGGGCTGTATTTTCGAGTACGACGCCAAGCATCCTCTCGGGTCTGGCATCGGGTTTAAGGAGGAGGATACTCCAAATTTCATCGGATCCTTCTATTCGAAGACCAAAGCCATG GTGGAAGAGTTGCTCAAGAATTACGAAAATGTCTGTACCTTGCGTGTCAGAATGCCCATTTCATCTGATTTATGTAATCCCCGCAACTTTATCACAAAGATCACTCGGTATGAGAAGGTTGTTAATATTCCTAACTCAATGACAATCTTGGATGAACTGCTTCCCATTTCCATTGAGATGGCAAAGAGGAACCTCACTGGAATCTGGAACTTTACGAACCCTGGTGTGGTCAGTCACAATGAGATATTAGAGATGTATAGGGATTATATTGACCCCAACTTCGCATGGAAAAACTTTACTCTTGAGGAGCAGGCAAAAGTAATAGTTGCCCCAAGGAGCAATAATGAACTCGATGCCACCAAATTGAGCAAGGAATTCCCTGAAATGTTGCCAATTAAGGAGTCCCTTATCAAGTATGTGTTCAAGCCAAATCAGAAGACTCCTTCTGCTTGA
- the LOC110609452 gene encoding histone H4: MSGRGKGGKGLGKGGAKRHRKVLRDNIQGITKPAIRRLARRGGVKRISGLIYEETRGVLKIFLENVIRDAVTYTEHARRKTVTAMDVVYALKRQGRTLYGFGG, from the coding sequence ATGTCAGGAAGAGGAAAGGGAGGCAAAGGGCTAGGAAAGGGAGGAGCCAAGAGGCACAGGAAGGTTCTGCGGGATAACATCCAGGGGATTACGAAACCGGCAATTCGTCGGCTGGCTCGTAGAGGAGGCGTGAAGCGTATCAGTGGTCTCATTTATGAAGAGACCAGAGGGGTTCTCAAGATCTTCCTTGAAAATGTGATTCGTGATGCTGTTACTTACACTGAACACGCAAGAAGAAAGACTGTAACCGCCATGGATGTTGTCTATGCTCTCAAGAGGCAGGGTCGGACGCTCTATGGCTTTGGCGGTTGA
- the LOC110609451 gene encoding homeobox protein HD1, producing the protein MQEQNLGIMGSDSGSALGGLNSGREVSMSPSGDQTRQLKAEIATHPLYEQLLAAHVSCLRVATPIDQLPLIDAQLSQSHHILRSYVSQHNQHGHTLSPHERQELDNFLAQYLIVLCSFKDQLQQHVRVHAVEAVMACREIENTLQALTGVTLGEGTGATMSDDEDDLQMDFSLDQPSADGHDLMGFGPLLPTESERSLMERVRQELKIELKQGFKSRIEDVREEILRKRRAGKLPGDTTTVLKNWWQQHSKWPYPTEDDKAKLVEETGLQLKQINNWFINQRKRNWHSNSQSATSLKSKRKR; encoded by the exons ATGCAAGAACAAAACTTGGGCATCATGGGTAGTGATAGTGGTAGTGCACTTGGTGGTTTAAACAGTGGAAGAGAAGTTTCTATGTCTCCATCCGGTGACCAGACTCGCCAACTCAAGGCAGAGATTGCTACCCATCCACTATATGAGCAGCTATTAGCAGCTCATGTTTCTTGTCTTCGAGTTGCTACACCGATCGACCAGTTGCCTCTTATAGATGCTCAGTTATCACAGTCTCACCATATTCTTAGGTCTTATGTTTCACAGCATAATCAACATGGCCACACTCTCTCTCCCCATGAGAGGCAAGAGCTTGACAACTTTTTG GCACAGTACTTGATAGTATTGTGTAGTTTCAAGGACCAACTTCAACAACATGTCAGAGTCCATGCTGTAGAAGCAGTCATGGCCTGCCGGGAAATTGAAAACACTTTACAAGCTCTCACCG GTGTAACTCTGGGTGAAGGCACAGGTGCAACCATGTCTGACGATGAGGATGATCTGCAAATGGATTTCTCTTTAGATCAACCCAGTGCTGATGGGCATGATCTTATGGGGTTTGGTCCTCTTCTTCCAACAGAATCTGAAAGGTCCCTGATGGAGAGAGTTCGACAGGAATTGAAGATTGAATTAAAGCAG GGCTTTAAATCAAGAATTGAAGATGTGAGGGAGGaaatattaagaaaaagaaGGGCTGGAAAGCTTCCAGGTGATACAACCACAGTGCTGAAAAATTGGTGGCAGCAACACTCCAAATGGCCATACCCAACC GAAGATGACAAGGCAAAACTTGTGGAGGAGACAGGCTTACAACTGAAGCAGATAAATAACTGGTTCATCAATCAAAGGAAGCGAAACTGGCACAGCAACTCTCAATCCGCGACATCTTTGAAGTCTAAGCGCAAAAGGTAG
- the LOC110609265 gene encoding ubiquitin carboxyl-terminal hydrolase MINDY-1 isoform X1, whose product MEMASTSSVSEEQRQEQNQQVTVKEKECVHRTKTIQFLGRTTPIVLQNDNGPCPLLAICNVLLLRNNLNLSPDISEVSQEKLLSLVAERLIDSNSNVNNKDAGYVENQQQNIADAIDLLPRLTTGIDVNIKFRRIDDFEFTPECAIFDLLDIPLYHGWIVDPQDYDTANAIGAKSYNALMGQLVALETRKMECESKNNPEEDSVDFAAATTATLGVPSPCLSKARSFDDSPRSVPDHQILRKGDLEEEAELLRVLKLSEYEFPTSMGDALVADVSEGVLPTGSDEHTCAKGALPGNSVDMSEGHVGIDNGHGILSNDQNDLIYPRILPGEMACAAPKIDQRYPSETLPRELLCSSSKADQINPADQSTNKESRGPGSSNALIENCSVETSVQISGAPSLSGGKNIVSIDEECMDISRRGEVVENQSASITDVHEPADVSDGHDRAEVSGLSTPNLDSDSSSGRIQNVDVPEAFTSSIDGSEPIYEGEECILDAGTAVFEDREPMYEGEVILAEQADKTVSSNDEITPQEGELIRNFLKSNASQLTFYGLFCLQDGLKERELCVFFRNNHFGTMFKYDGELYLLATDQGYLNQPDLVWEKLNEVNGDTLFMTGNFKEFKVESHANDTWDEHNAVASTADYIASIDTAQAGLENSDLQLAIALQQQEFEQQQQQQQPQRHNVQQHSVDGSSRLITGPQVPRTSGKYPSSSSKPEAKSKDKCIVM is encoded by the exons ATGGAAATGGCTTCCACTTCTTCGGTGAGCGAAGAACAAAGACAAGAACAGAATCAACAAGTAACGGTGAAAGAGAAGGAGTGCGTCCACAGAACGAAGACAATACAGTTCCTGGGCCGCACTACTCCTATCGTTCTCCAAAACGACAATGGACCTTGCCCTCTCCTCGCTATCT GTAATGTTCTTCTGTTGAGGAACAATCTAAATTTGAGCCCAGATATATCAGAAGTCTCACAAGAGAAACTATTATCACTTGTTGCAGAACGCTTGATTGATTCCAACAGTAATGTAAAT AATAAAGATGCAGGCTATGTTGAAAACCAGCAGCAGAATATTGCAGATGCTATTGATTTACTTCCTCGTCTTACAACAGGAATTGATGTAAATATAAAGTTTAGGAG GATAGATGATTTCGAGTTCACACCAGAATGTGCCATATTTGATTTGCTCGACATCCCTTTATATCATGGTTGGATAGTTGATCCTCAG GATTATGATACTGCAAATGCTATTGGGGCAAAGTCCTATAATGCTCTTATGGGACAGCTTGTTGCCCTGGAAACACGAAAGATGGAATGTGAAAGTAAGAATAACCCTGAGGAAGATTCTGTTGATTTTGCTGCTGCAACCACTGCAACTCTGGGTGTTCCTTCTCCTTGTCTTTCTAAAGCTAGATCTTTTGATGATTCTCCGCGTTCTGTCCCTGATCACCAGATATTAAGGAAAGGGGACctagaagaagaagcagagctATTGAGGGTCTTAAAATTGTCAGAATATGAATTTCCCACTTCCATGGGTGATGCTCTTGTAGCTGATGTTAGTGAAGGTGTTCTGCCTACTGGTTCAGATGAACATACATGTGCAAAGGGGGCTTTGCCTGGAAATTCTGTGGATATGTCAGAGGGGCATGTTGGCATTGATAATGGTCATGGAATCTTGAGCAATGATCAGAATGATCTCATATATCCCAGAATTCTTCCAGGGGAAATGGCATGTGCTGCCCCGAAGATTGATCAGAGGTACCCTTCAGAAACTCTTCCAAGGGAATTGTTGTGTTCTTCATCAAAGGCTGATCAGATTAACCCGGCTGATCAGTCAACTAATAAAGAATCCAGAGGCCCTGGTTCTTCTAATGCTTTAATTGAGAATTGTAGTGTTGAGACATCAGTCCAGATTTCAGGTGCACCATCCTTGTCTGGTGGGAAAAATATTGTATCTATTGATGAAGAATGCATGGATATTTCTCGAAGAGGGGAAGTGGTTGAGAATCAATCAGCTTCCATAACTGATGTTCATGAACCTGCAGATGTTTCTGACGGGCATGATAGAGCAGAAGTATCAGGGTTATCTACACCAAATCTGGATTCGGATTCCTCTAGTGGCAGAATACAGAATGTAGATGTACCCGAAGCATTTACTTCAAGTATTGATGGTAGTGAGCCCATTTATGAAGGAGAAGAATGCATTTTAGATGCAGGAACTGCAGTTTTTGAAGACCGAGAGCCTATGTATGAAGGTGAGGTGATTCTTGCAGAGCAGGCTGATAAAACTGTGAGTTCAAATGATGAAATCACACCACAAGAAG GGGAGCTGATAAGGAACTTCTTGAAGAGCAATGCTAGTCAGCTGACCTTTTATGG TCTTTTTTGTTTACAAGATGGGCTCAAAGAACGTGAACTATGTGTTTTTTTCCGTAACAATCACTTCGGCACCATGTTTAAG TATGATGGTGAACTTTATCTTTTAGCTACAGACCAAGGTTACTTAAACCAGCCTGATTTGGTGTGGGAGAAACTAAATGAG GTCAATGGGGATACATTGTTCATGACTGGCAACTTCAAGGAATTCAAGGTGGAAAGTCATGCAAATGATACATGGGATGAGCACAATGCCGTGGCCAGTACTGCT GACTACATTGCCAGCATTGATACTGCACAAGCTGGTTTGGAAAA TTCTGATCTGCAACTTGCAATAGCTTTGCAACAGCAGGAGTttgagcagcagcagcagcagcagcaaccaCAACGCCATAATGTGCAGCAACATTCTGTTGATGGCAGTTCAAGACTGATTACAGGTCCCCAG GTGCCTAGAACGAGTGGGAAGTATCCATCTTCATCTTCCAAGCCTGAAGCAAAATCAAAGGATAAGTGTATCGTGATGTGA
- the LOC110609265 gene encoding ubiquitin carboxyl-terminal hydrolase MINDY-1 isoform X2 has protein sequence MEMASTSSVSEEQRQEQNQQVTVKEKECVHRTKTIQFLGRTTPIVLQNDNGPCPLLAICNVLLLRNNLNLSPDISEVSQEKLLSLVAERLIDSNSNNKDAGYVENQQQNIADAIDLLPRLTTGIDVNIKFRRIDDFEFTPECAIFDLLDIPLYHGWIVDPQDYDTANAIGAKSYNALMGQLVALETRKMECESKNNPEEDSVDFAAATTATLGVPSPCLSKARSFDDSPRSVPDHQILRKGDLEEEAELLRVLKLSEYEFPTSMGDALVADVSEGVLPTGSDEHTCAKGALPGNSVDMSEGHVGIDNGHGILSNDQNDLIYPRILPGEMACAAPKIDQRYPSETLPRELLCSSSKADQINPADQSTNKESRGPGSSNALIENCSVETSVQISGAPSLSGGKNIVSIDEECMDISRRGEVVENQSASITDVHEPADVSDGHDRAEVSGLSTPNLDSDSSSGRIQNVDVPEAFTSSIDGSEPIYEGEECILDAGTAVFEDREPMYEGEVILAEQADKTVSSNDEITPQEGELIRNFLKSNASQLTFYGLFCLQDGLKERELCVFFRNNHFGTMFKYDGELYLLATDQGYLNQPDLVWEKLNEVNGDTLFMTGNFKEFKVESHANDTWDEHNAVASTADYIASIDTAQAGLENSDLQLAIALQQQEFEQQQQQQQPQRHNVQQHSVDGSSRLITGPQVPRTSGKYPSSSSKPEAKSKDKCIVM, from the exons ATGGAAATGGCTTCCACTTCTTCGGTGAGCGAAGAACAAAGACAAGAACAGAATCAACAAGTAACGGTGAAAGAGAAGGAGTGCGTCCACAGAACGAAGACAATACAGTTCCTGGGCCGCACTACTCCTATCGTTCTCCAAAACGACAATGGACCTTGCCCTCTCCTCGCTATCT GTAATGTTCTTCTGTTGAGGAACAATCTAAATTTGAGCCCAGATATATCAGAAGTCTCACAAGAGAAACTATTATCACTTGTTGCAGAACGCTTGATTGATTCCAACAGTAAT AATAAAGATGCAGGCTATGTTGAAAACCAGCAGCAGAATATTGCAGATGCTATTGATTTACTTCCTCGTCTTACAACAGGAATTGATGTAAATATAAAGTTTAGGAG GATAGATGATTTCGAGTTCACACCAGAATGTGCCATATTTGATTTGCTCGACATCCCTTTATATCATGGTTGGATAGTTGATCCTCAG GATTATGATACTGCAAATGCTATTGGGGCAAAGTCCTATAATGCTCTTATGGGACAGCTTGTTGCCCTGGAAACACGAAAGATGGAATGTGAAAGTAAGAATAACCCTGAGGAAGATTCTGTTGATTTTGCTGCTGCAACCACTGCAACTCTGGGTGTTCCTTCTCCTTGTCTTTCTAAAGCTAGATCTTTTGATGATTCTCCGCGTTCTGTCCCTGATCACCAGATATTAAGGAAAGGGGACctagaagaagaagcagagctATTGAGGGTCTTAAAATTGTCAGAATATGAATTTCCCACTTCCATGGGTGATGCTCTTGTAGCTGATGTTAGTGAAGGTGTTCTGCCTACTGGTTCAGATGAACATACATGTGCAAAGGGGGCTTTGCCTGGAAATTCTGTGGATATGTCAGAGGGGCATGTTGGCATTGATAATGGTCATGGAATCTTGAGCAATGATCAGAATGATCTCATATATCCCAGAATTCTTCCAGGGGAAATGGCATGTGCTGCCCCGAAGATTGATCAGAGGTACCCTTCAGAAACTCTTCCAAGGGAATTGTTGTGTTCTTCATCAAAGGCTGATCAGATTAACCCGGCTGATCAGTCAACTAATAAAGAATCCAGAGGCCCTGGTTCTTCTAATGCTTTAATTGAGAATTGTAGTGTTGAGACATCAGTCCAGATTTCAGGTGCACCATCCTTGTCTGGTGGGAAAAATATTGTATCTATTGATGAAGAATGCATGGATATTTCTCGAAGAGGGGAAGTGGTTGAGAATCAATCAGCTTCCATAACTGATGTTCATGAACCTGCAGATGTTTCTGACGGGCATGATAGAGCAGAAGTATCAGGGTTATCTACACCAAATCTGGATTCGGATTCCTCTAGTGGCAGAATACAGAATGTAGATGTACCCGAAGCATTTACTTCAAGTATTGATGGTAGTGAGCCCATTTATGAAGGAGAAGAATGCATTTTAGATGCAGGAACTGCAGTTTTTGAAGACCGAGAGCCTATGTATGAAGGTGAGGTGATTCTTGCAGAGCAGGCTGATAAAACTGTGAGTTCAAATGATGAAATCACACCACAAGAAG GGGAGCTGATAAGGAACTTCTTGAAGAGCAATGCTAGTCAGCTGACCTTTTATGG TCTTTTTTGTTTACAAGATGGGCTCAAAGAACGTGAACTATGTGTTTTTTTCCGTAACAATCACTTCGGCACCATGTTTAAG TATGATGGTGAACTTTATCTTTTAGCTACAGACCAAGGTTACTTAAACCAGCCTGATTTGGTGTGGGAGAAACTAAATGAG GTCAATGGGGATACATTGTTCATGACTGGCAACTTCAAGGAATTCAAGGTGGAAAGTCATGCAAATGATACATGGGATGAGCACAATGCCGTGGCCAGTACTGCT GACTACATTGCCAGCATTGATACTGCACAAGCTGGTTTGGAAAA TTCTGATCTGCAACTTGCAATAGCTTTGCAACAGCAGGAGTttgagcagcagcagcagcagcagcaaccaCAACGCCATAATGTGCAGCAACATTCTGTTGATGGCAGTTCAAGACTGATTACAGGTCCCCAG GTGCCTAGAACGAGTGGGAAGTATCCATCTTCATCTTCCAAGCCTGAAGCAAAATCAAAGGATAAGTGTATCGTGATGTGA